One Jeotgalibaca porci genomic region harbors:
- a CDS encoding sugar transferase, with protein MYLVIKRIIDFILSLLGLIILSPIFLVLFLAIKLDTPGPIFFKQKRVGINKSHFYILKFRTMRIDTPKDTPTHLLSNPDHFITKVGKFLRKTSLDELPQIINILKGEMSIIGPRPALWNQYDLIEERDKYGANDVMPGLTGWAQINGRDELPITVKAVLDGEYVDKISLAFDVRCFVGTFLSVLQSDGVVEGGTGVIEKRLSETIAEKTETKETLLK; from the coding sequence ATGTATTTAGTTATCAAAAGAATTATAGATTTTATTTTATCATTACTAGGCTTAATAATCCTTTCACCGATATTTTTAGTTTTATTCCTTGCGATAAAATTAGATACACCGGGACCAATCTTCTTTAAGCAGAAGAGAGTCGGAATTAATAAGTCTCATTTTTATATATTGAAGTTCCGTACAATGCGAATCGATACGCCAAAAGATACACCAACGCACTTATTATCAAATCCAGATCACTTCATTACTAAAGTGGGTAAGTTCTTACGTAAAACAAGTTTGGATGAGCTGCCACAAATCATTAATATTCTGAAAGGTGAAATGTCTATTATTGGACCTAGACCTGCTTTATGGAATCAATATGACTTGATAGAAGAACGTGATAAATATGGTGCAAATGATGTGATGCCAGGTTTAACCGGTTGGGCACAGATCAATGGTCGTGATGAATTACCGATCACAGTTAAAGCAGTATTAGACGGAGAGTATGTCGACAAAATAAGTCTCGCATTTGATGTGAGATGCTTTGTTGGTACTTTTCTTAGCGTCTTACAAAGTGACGGCGTAGTAGAAGGTGGTACGGGAGTGATTGAGAAAAGACTCTCAGAAACCATAGCTGAAAAAACTGAAACAAAGGAGACTTT
- a CDS encoding helix-turn-helix transcriptional regulator, with protein MAKTFQNFLEGTIHDQRHLETVYERIDYLMILKESIASHNAEKAKEALKEFYQYIDLDHQNYVPPEDLLVAAIGRTQFFHGLVYALLLDCLAPSVFAYSLSLVHIETINAMKRPEDAFIITCRMIDTYCDYVNSLDNIKTSEFSAKVLALIDMNIKNELTTRIIAEHLHLHLDTLQKKFKAETGKNITEVINERRVELSKVYLRSSKYSITDISYEAGFSDASYFVKVFKRFTGTTPGQFRTQK; from the coding sequence ATGGCTAAAACTTTTCAGAATTTCTTAGAAGGAACAATCCATGACCAAAGACATCTGGAGACAGTCTACGAACGAATAGACTATTTGATGATTTTAAAAGAAAGTATTGCCAGTCACAATGCTGAGAAAGCAAAAGAAGCATTGAAGGAATTTTACCAATATATTGATTTAGATCACCAAAATTATGTTCCACCAGAAGACTTATTAGTTGCGGCAATTGGTCGTACACAATTTTTCCATGGACTCGTTTATGCATTATTATTAGATTGTTTGGCTCCCTCTGTGTTTGCCTATTCACTCTCTTTAGTTCACATTGAGACGATTAATGCCATGAAAAGACCAGAAGATGCTTTTATTATCACTTGTAGAATGATTGATACATATTGTGACTATGTAAATTCACTAGACAACATTAAAACCAGCGAATTTTCAGCTAAAGTGCTTGCGTTAATAGATATGAACATAAAAAATGAATTAACCACCCGTATTATAGCCGAGCATCTCCATTTACATCTTGATACATTGCAGAAGAAATTCAAGGCTGAAACTGGTAAGAATATTACCGAAGTTATCAACGAACGACGCGTTGAATTAAGTAAGGTATATTTACGAAGTTCGAAATACTCTATTACAGATATTTCATATGAAGCGGGCTTCTCGGATGCTAGTTATTTCGTTAAAGTATTTAAAAGGTTTACAGGCACAACGCCAGGCCAGTTTCGTACTCAAAAATAG
- a CDS encoding MBL fold metallo-hydrolase — protein sequence MAVDTKPKIAKKITQINENTWHISDYFLDNYYVAVGDEYAALIDTGAGIGTIIDDVRKITHKPIKVLLTHGHLDHLGGMYAFEEAYMHPDDDHLYREHYPSVAMRKWYIETRTPIRFPGEGHVEALLEQLPEEKDLSLFPYKPIKEGDTIDLGNRVLEVFETPGHSPGHVSYLDRTNRLLFSGDTINDSIIIFNKEGGNRKDLEIYQKSIQKLWDLSDAYDTLLVGHETPTMDKAVVKDYLELSTGILDGTLKGNYEEIGFRKGEVIRQNGIELWYKCDA from the coding sequence TTAGCGACTATTTTCTAGACAATTACTATGTGGCCGTCGGAGATGAATATGCTGCTCTCATAGATACGGGAGCTGGTATTGGCACTATCATCGATGATGTAAGGAAAATCACTCATAAACCTATCAAAGTATTATTGACACACGGACATCTGGACCACTTAGGCGGCATGTACGCTTTCGAGGAAGCATATATGCACCCAGATGATGACCATCTCTACCGCGAACATTATCCAAGTGTGGCTATGAGGAAATGGTACATTGAAACACGAACGCCTATCCGTTTTCCAGGTGAAGGACATGTGGAAGCTTTATTGGAACAATTACCGGAAGAAAAAGACCTATCTTTATTCCCATACAAACCGATTAAAGAAGGAGACACTATTGATTTAGGGAATCGTGTTCTGGAAGTTTTTGAAACGCCGGGGCATTCACCTGGACACGTCTCTTATCTCGATCGCACGAATCGTTTGCTCTTTAGCGGAGACACGATTAATGATAGTATTATCATTTTTAACAAAGAAGGCGGTAATCGTAAGGACTTAGAAATTTATCAAAAATCCATTCAAAAGTTGTGGGACTTGAGTGATGCCTATGACACACTTTTAGTGGGCCACGAAACCCCAACGATGGATAAGGCAGTAGTTAAAGACTACCTAGAACTATCAACAGGTATTTTGGATGGAACATTGAAAGGAAATTATGAAGAAATCGGCTTCCGCAAAGGTGAAGTCATTCGTCAAAACGGAATAGAACTATGGTATAAATGTGATGCCTAA